A region of Vigna radiata var. radiata cultivar VC1973A chromosome 6, Vradiata_ver6, whole genome shotgun sequence DNA encodes the following proteins:
- the LOC106763215 gene encoding F-box/FBD/LRR-repeat protein At5g53840-like, protein MKGDNFYRKESSKEEKENKGKDKEEKEEDRLTKLPDEIILHILSFVDAKTTVQTSVLNKRYRYLWASLPVLNFVDSFDLPEIFNSFVRHFLAYRDTSINIFNVNLEFLYSYEDEYFRDYMVDLIVNSTIEHVIGTPSVTTTIEGLTIDSYSLMSDLPKLSVCTSLTTLKLSNISIDTANFDIPTLKHLYLCYCQFDCELESPFDPFKGCINLESLYFHGCTYSAEINTFKISPSHLVDLNMSGFISNGYFLSDSVFKLQSPRLKYFKYTGYDNLYPILTEINLLFVEKIYIDLRCLDNDTNSLYTLIELFEIMQSATSISLSLEIIHVLSMFSYELEDKCSPFTRMQNYEIICDDSSSAMPRDEQY, encoded by the exons ATGAAGGGAGACAATTTTTACAGAAAAGAGTCTtcaaaggaagagaaagaaaataagggGAAAGATAAggaggagaaggaagaagataGGTTAACTAAGTTACCTGATGAAATTATTCTACACATCCTTTCTTTTGTTGATGCAAAAACCACAGTTCAAACATCTGTTCTGAACAAACGGTATAGGTATCTCTGGGCTTCCCTGCCCGTTCTTAACTTTGTTGACTCATTCGATCTTCctgaaatttttaattcttttgtaaGACATTTTTTGGCTTACAGAGATACTTCCATCAATATTTTCAATGTTAATTTAGAGTTTCTATATAGTTATGAAGATGAATATTTCAGAGACTACATGGTAGACCTCATCGTAAACTCCACCATTGAGCATGTTATTGGTACACCATCCGTCACCACTACCATTGAGGGACTTACAATTGATTCTTATTCTCTTATGAGTGATCTTCCTAAACTCTCTGTGTGTACATCTCTAACTACTCTCAAACTTTCTAACATATCAATTGATACCGCAAATTTCGATATTCCAACTCTTAAACACCTATACCTCTGTTATTGTCAATTTGATTGTGAATTGGAAAGCCCTTTTGATCCATTTAAGGGTTGTATCAATTTAGAATCTTTATATTTTCATGGTTGTACGTACTCTGCTGAAATCAATACCTTCAAAATCTCTCCCTCTCACCTTGTAGATTTAAATATGTCTGGTTTCATATCGAATGGGTACTTTCTATCTGACTCTGTCTTTAAGCTTCAATCACCAaggcttaaatattttaaatatactgGTTATGATAATTTGTATCCTATTCTCACTGAGATTAATCTTCTCTTTgtggagaaaatatatattgatttacGTTGCTTGGATAATGATACTAATTCCTTATATACTTTGATTGAGCTATTTGAAATCATGCAAAGTGCAACATCCATATCTTTGTCATTAGAAATCATtcat gTTTTATCTATGTTTTCTTATGAATTAGAGGATAAATGTTCTCCTTTCACTAGAATGCAAAATTATGAGATAATATGCGATGATTCTTCCTCCGCCATGCCTCGGGac gAGCAATATTGA